A genomic stretch from Lathyrus oleraceus cultivar Zhongwan6 chromosome 2, CAAS_Psat_ZW6_1.0, whole genome shotgun sequence includes:
- the LOC127119132 gene encoding inorganic pyrophosphatase TTM2 isoform X1 codes for MANDTPSCDFHNKRLGLLKDQVHLVKRKDSNRYEIAAIQDQLSFEKGFFIVIRACQLLAQKNDGIILVGVAGPSGAGKTIFTEKILNFMPSVAVISMDNYNDASRIVDGNFDDPRLTDYDTLLQNLQDLKEGKTVQVPIYDFKSSSRVGYRTVEPPTSNIVIIEGIYALSEKLRTLLDLRVSVTGGVHLDLVKRVIRDIQRAGQEPEEIIHQISETVYPMYKAFIEPDLKTAHIKITNKFNPFTGFQSPTYILKSAKNVAVDQIKAVLSEDCLETTEQTYDIYLLPPGEDPETCQSYLRMRNKDGKYSLMFEEWVTDNPFVISPRITFEVSVRLLGGLMALGYTIATILKRNSHVFSDDKVCVKLDWLEQLNRHYVQVQGRDRLVLKEIGDQLGLEGSYIPRTYIEQIQLERLVNEVMALPDDLKTKLSLDEDLVSSPKEALSRASADRVAMRNENMRSGLSQSYTNQRDKNAAKVNGYFTNNRGFDERNSDSSTTQLNQRAISQLSEQISALNDRMDEFTNRIEELNSKLTIRNKSPSQQNMLAQAEACNGSAPTSYFINSLGNGSITGYKMPHSSSSSQLNKESPLIDEISGITRGQRQIMHQMDNLNNLLRGGLGERSQQTRINNKSIITDLNYIGASIVVVIAVGCLGIFLTRK; via the exons ATGGCCAACGATACTCCTAGTTGTGATTTTCATAACAAACGTCTTGGTCTTTTAAAAGATCAAGTTCATTTGGTGAAAAGGAAAGATTCTAATCGCTATGAGATTGCTGCGATACAAGATCAACTATCATTTGAGAAGGGTTTTTTTATAGTTATTCGTGCATGTCAATTGTTGGCTCAAAAGAATGATGGAATTATATTAGTTGGGGTGGCGGGTCCTTCGGGAGCAGGGAAGACTATATTTACTGAGAAGATACTTAACTTCATGCCTAGTGTTGCTGTTATTTCGATGGATAATTACAATGATGCTAGTCGAATTGTTGATGGAAACTTTGATG ATCCACGCTTAACTGACTATGACACATTGCTCCAGAATTTACAAGATTTAAAGGAAGGAAAGACAGTCCAGGTTCCGATATATGATTTCAAGTCCAGTTCACGCGTAGGATACAG GACTGTAGAACCCCCGACATCCAATATTGTGATTATAGAGGGTATCTATGCTTTGAGCGAGAAGTTGCGAACTTTGCTGGACCTTCGAGTTTCTGTTACAGGTGGAGTTCACCTTGACCTTGTAAAGCGAGTTATTCGTGACATACAACGTGCTGGCCAAGAGCCTGAAGAAATTATTCATCAAATATCTGAGACG GTATATCCGATGTACAAGGCTTTCATTGAGCCAGATCTCAAGACGGCGCATATAAAAATTACCAACAAATTTAATCCATTTACTGGATTCCAGAGCCCGACTTACATTTTAAAG TCAGCAAAGAATGTAGCAGTTGATCAAATTAAAGCTGTTCTCTCCGAAGATTGTCTGGAAACAACCGAGCAAACTTATGATATATATCTTCTACCTCCTGGTGAAGATCCAGAAACATGCCAATCATATTTAAGAATGCGAAACAAGGATGGGAAATACAGTCTCATGTTTGAG GAATGGGTGACAGACAATCCCTTTGTCATATCGCCGAGAATTACTTTTGAGGTCAGTGTGCGCCTCCTTGGTGGACTAATGGCCTTGGGATACACGATAGCTACTATCCTTAAGAGAAACAGCCATGTCTTTTCTGATGATAAGGTTTGTGTGAAACTAGATTGGCTTGAGCAACTTAATCGACATTATGTTCAG GTACAGGGGAGAGATCGCTTAGTTTTGAAAGAGATTGGAGATCAGCTGGGTCTCGAAGGTTCCTACATTCCTCGTACATACATTgagcaaattcaacttgaaaggCTTGTGAATGAGGTTATG GCTCTACCAGATGATTTGAAGACAAAGCTCAGCCTAGATGAGGATTTGGTTTCAAGCCCCAAAGAAGCACTTTCTAGAGCCTCTGCTGACAGGGTTGCCATGAGAAATGAGAATATGAGGAG TGGATTGTCACAGTCATATACAAATCAAAGGGACAAAAATGCAGCCAAAGTTAATGGATATTTTACCAACAATCGAGGGTTTGATGAAAGAAATTCAGATTCCTCCACAACACAATTAAATCAG AGAGCCATTAGTCAGCTTTCAGAACAGATTTCCGCTCTCAATGATAGAATGGATGAATTTACAAATCGTATTGAAGAGTTGAATAGCAAGCTGACCATTAGGAATAAGTCTCCAAGCCAACAAAATATGTTGGCTCAAGCCGAAGCTTGCAATGGTTCTGCTCCCACGTCTTACTTCATCAACAGTCTGGGAAATGGTAGCATAACTGGTTATAAGATGCCACATTCCTCGTCTTCATCCCAATTAAATAAGGAGTCTCCCTTAATAGATGAG ATATCAGGCATCACACGTGGCCAGCGTCAGATCATGCATCAAATGGACAATCTAAATAATCTTCTTCGGGGTGGTTTAGGGGAAAGGTCTCAGCAAACAAGAATCAACAACAAGAGCATAATTACAGATTTGAATTACATTGGAGCGAGCATTGTAGTGGTAATCGCAGTTGGTTGTTTGGGGATCTTTTTGACCCGAAAGTGA
- the LOC127119132 gene encoding inorganic pyrophosphatase TTM2 isoform X2, translating to MANDTPSCDFHNKRLGLLKDQVHLVKRKDSNRYEIAAIQDQLSFEKGFFIVIRACQLLAQKNDGIILVGVAGPSGAGKTIFTEKILNFMPSVAVISMDNYNDASRIVDGNFDDPRLTDYDTLLQNLQDLKEGKTVQVPIYDFKSSSRVGYRTVEPPTSNIVIIEGIYALSEKLRTLLDLRVSVTGGVHLDLVKRVIRDIQRAGQEPEEIIHQISETVYPMYKAFIEPDLKTAHIKITNKFNPFTGFQSPTYILKSAKNVAVDQIKAVLSEDCLETTEQTYDIYLLPPGEDPETCQSYLRMRNKDGKYSLMFEEWVTDNPFVISPRITFEVSVRLLGGLMALGYTIATILKRNSHVFSDDKVCVKLDWLEQLNRHYVQVQGRDRLVLKEIGDQLGLEGSYIPRTYIEQIQLERLVNEVMALPDDLKTKLSLDEDLVSSPKEALSRASADRVAMRNENMRSGLSQSYTNQRDKNAAKVNGYFTNNRGFDERNSDSSTTQLNQLSEQISALNDRMDEFTNRIEELNSKLTIRNKSPSQQNMLAQAEACNGSAPTSYFINSLGNGSITGYKMPHSSSSSQLNKESPLIDEISGITRGQRQIMHQMDNLNNLLRGGLGERSQQTRINNKSIITDLNYIGASIVVVIAVGCLGIFLTRK from the exons ATGGCCAACGATACTCCTAGTTGTGATTTTCATAACAAACGTCTTGGTCTTTTAAAAGATCAAGTTCATTTGGTGAAAAGGAAAGATTCTAATCGCTATGAGATTGCTGCGATACAAGATCAACTATCATTTGAGAAGGGTTTTTTTATAGTTATTCGTGCATGTCAATTGTTGGCTCAAAAGAATGATGGAATTATATTAGTTGGGGTGGCGGGTCCTTCGGGAGCAGGGAAGACTATATTTACTGAGAAGATACTTAACTTCATGCCTAGTGTTGCTGTTATTTCGATGGATAATTACAATGATGCTAGTCGAATTGTTGATGGAAACTTTGATG ATCCACGCTTAACTGACTATGACACATTGCTCCAGAATTTACAAGATTTAAAGGAAGGAAAGACAGTCCAGGTTCCGATATATGATTTCAAGTCCAGTTCACGCGTAGGATACAG GACTGTAGAACCCCCGACATCCAATATTGTGATTATAGAGGGTATCTATGCTTTGAGCGAGAAGTTGCGAACTTTGCTGGACCTTCGAGTTTCTGTTACAGGTGGAGTTCACCTTGACCTTGTAAAGCGAGTTATTCGTGACATACAACGTGCTGGCCAAGAGCCTGAAGAAATTATTCATCAAATATCTGAGACG GTATATCCGATGTACAAGGCTTTCATTGAGCCAGATCTCAAGACGGCGCATATAAAAATTACCAACAAATTTAATCCATTTACTGGATTCCAGAGCCCGACTTACATTTTAAAG TCAGCAAAGAATGTAGCAGTTGATCAAATTAAAGCTGTTCTCTCCGAAGATTGTCTGGAAACAACCGAGCAAACTTATGATATATATCTTCTACCTCCTGGTGAAGATCCAGAAACATGCCAATCATATTTAAGAATGCGAAACAAGGATGGGAAATACAGTCTCATGTTTGAG GAATGGGTGACAGACAATCCCTTTGTCATATCGCCGAGAATTACTTTTGAGGTCAGTGTGCGCCTCCTTGGTGGACTAATGGCCTTGGGATACACGATAGCTACTATCCTTAAGAGAAACAGCCATGTCTTTTCTGATGATAAGGTTTGTGTGAAACTAGATTGGCTTGAGCAACTTAATCGACATTATGTTCAG GTACAGGGGAGAGATCGCTTAGTTTTGAAAGAGATTGGAGATCAGCTGGGTCTCGAAGGTTCCTACATTCCTCGTACATACATTgagcaaattcaacttgaaaggCTTGTGAATGAGGTTATG GCTCTACCAGATGATTTGAAGACAAAGCTCAGCCTAGATGAGGATTTGGTTTCAAGCCCCAAAGAAGCACTTTCTAGAGCCTCTGCTGACAGGGTTGCCATGAGAAATGAGAATATGAGGAG TGGATTGTCACAGTCATATACAAATCAAAGGGACAAAAATGCAGCCAAAGTTAATGGATATTTTACCAACAATCGAGGGTTTGATGAAAGAAATTCAGATTCCTCCACAACACAATTAAATCAG CTTTCAGAACAGATTTCCGCTCTCAATGATAGAATGGATGAATTTACAAATCGTATTGAAGAGTTGAATAGCAAGCTGACCATTAGGAATAAGTCTCCAAGCCAACAAAATATGTTGGCTCAAGCCGAAGCTTGCAATGGTTCTGCTCCCACGTCTTACTTCATCAACAGTCTGGGAAATGGTAGCATAACTGGTTATAAGATGCCACATTCCTCGTCTTCATCCCAATTAAATAAGGAGTCTCCCTTAATAGATGAG ATATCAGGCATCACACGTGGCCAGCGTCAGATCATGCATCAAATGGACAATCTAAATAATCTTCTTCGGGGTGGTTTAGGGGAAAGGTCTCAGCAAACAAGAATCAACAACAAGAGCATAATTACAGATTTGAATTACATTGGAGCGAGCATTGTAGTGGTAATCGCAGTTGGTTGTTTGGGGATCTTTTTGACCCGAAAGTGA